The proteins below come from a single Caulobacter flavus genomic window:
- a CDS encoding alpha/beta hydrolase family protein, which produces MTKTLRLAASALALSLAAFAVVPAAAQAAQAQEGRGFTAKDMVTLDRVSEPKVSPDGRQVIYLVRTMDLPANKALFSLWLADLKARIAPRRLAVSDGGVSSARWSADGKSIWFLSGRAGSDQVFRTDAAGETAVQVTKAPFDVGAFKVSVDGKTVVVSQAVFPDCPTLACTQERLDQKKAQKTTGVVYDKLFIRHWDTWNDGTKNHLYAYGLDASGVATGEPVALMAGFDGDSPTKPFGGDEDFTISPDGKTVVFSAKIAGRDEPWQTNYDLWSVPVDGSAKPANLTEDNKAWDAQPTFSPDGKTQAWLAMKRPGFEADRFGIMVRENGKVREVAPAWDHSAQSITFSADGKTIYTTAEDVGQTKLFAIDVKSGKATALTGEGHVGAFSAAGGSTVVAQDNLKTPAQLYALPPQGKGKAGAPIQLTGLNADKLQGVAMGEAEQFSFKGWNDETVHGYLVKPANFDPAKKYPVAFLIHGGPQGSFGNLFHYRWNAQTYAGAGYAVVMIDFHGSTGYGQAFTDAISQHWGDRPLEDLQKGWAFATQKYGFLDQDRACALGGSYGGFMINWIASQWKEPWKCLVNHDGIFDSRFMGYSTEELWFSEWENGGTPWQGNTTYAKFNPADHVGEWTVPTLVVQGQNDFRVPLEQGIATFTALQRKGVPSKLLYYPNENHWVLKAQNSVQWHDEVLSWLNQWTGK; this is translated from the coding sequence ATGACCAAGACCTTGCGCCTCGCCGCTTCCGCCCTCGCCCTGTCGCTGGCCGCCTTCGCGGTCGTCCCGGCCGCCGCCCAGGCGGCCCAGGCCCAGGAGGGGCGCGGCTTCACCGCCAAGGACATGGTCACCCTCGACCGCGTCAGCGAGCCGAAGGTGTCGCCGGACGGCCGCCAGGTGATCTACCTGGTGCGGACGATGGACCTGCCGGCCAACAAGGCCTTGTTCTCGCTGTGGCTCGCCGACCTGAAGGCCAGGATCGCGCCGCGCCGCCTGGCGGTGTCGGACGGCGGCGTCTCCAGCGCCCGCTGGTCGGCCGACGGCAAGAGCATCTGGTTCCTGTCGGGCCGCGCGGGCTCCGACCAGGTGTTCCGCACCGACGCCGCCGGCGAGACCGCCGTGCAGGTGACCAAGGCCCCGTTCGACGTCGGCGCCTTCAAGGTATCGGTCGACGGCAAGACGGTGGTGGTCAGCCAGGCCGTCTTCCCCGACTGCCCTACCCTGGCCTGCACCCAGGAGCGCCTGGACCAGAAGAAGGCCCAGAAGACCACCGGCGTCGTCTACGATAAGCTGTTCATCCGCCACTGGGATACGTGGAACGACGGCACGAAGAACCACCTCTACGCCTACGGCCTTGACGCCTCTGGCGTGGCGACGGGCGAGCCCGTGGCCCTGATGGCCGGCTTCGACGGCGATTCCCCGACCAAGCCGTTCGGCGGCGACGAGGACTTCACCATCAGCCCCGACGGCAAGACCGTGGTGTTCTCGGCCAAGATCGCCGGCCGCGACGAGCCCTGGCAGACCAACTACGACCTGTGGTCGGTTCCGGTCGACGGCTCGGCCAAGCCCGCCAACCTGACCGAAGACAACAAGGCCTGGGACGCCCAGCCGACCTTCTCGCCGGACGGCAAGACGCAGGCCTGGCTGGCCATGAAGCGCCCGGGCTTCGAGGCCGACCGCTTCGGGATCATGGTCCGCGAGAACGGCAAGGTGCGTGAAGTGGCCCCCGCCTGGGACCACTCGGCCCAGTCGATCACCTTCAGCGCCGACGGCAAGACGATCTACACGACCGCCGAGGACGTGGGCCAGACCAAGCTCTTCGCCATCGACGTCAAGAGCGGCAAGGCCACGGCCCTGACCGGCGAAGGCCACGTGGGCGCGTTCAGCGCGGCCGGCGGCTCGACCGTCGTCGCCCAGGACAATCTCAAGACCCCGGCCCAGCTCTACGCCCTGCCCCCCCAAGGTAAAGGAAAGGCGGGCGCGCCGATCCAGCTGACCGGCCTCAACGCCGACAAGCTGCAGGGCGTGGCCATGGGCGAGGCCGAGCAGTTCAGCTTCAAGGGCTGGAACGACGAGACCGTGCACGGCTATCTGGTCAAGCCCGCCAACTTCGATCCGGCCAAGAAGTATCCGGTGGCCTTCCTGATCCACGGCGGCCCACAGGGCAGCTTCGGCAACCTCTTTCACTACCGCTGGAACGCCCAGACCTACGCCGGCGCCGGCTATGCCGTGGTGATGATCGATTTCCACGGCTCGACCGGCTACGGCCAGGCCTTCACCGACGCCATCAGCCAGCACTGGGGCGACCGTCCGCTCGAAGACCTGCAGAAGGGCTGGGCCTTCGCGACCCAGAAGTACGGCTTCCTCGACCAGGACCGCGCCTGCGCCCTGGGCGGCTCGTACGGCGGCTTCATGATCAACTGGATCGCCAGCCAGTGGAAGGAGCCGTGGAAGTGCCTGGTGAACCACGACGGCATCTTCGACAGCCGCTTCATGGGCTACTCGACCGAAGAGCTGTGGTTCAGCGAGTGGGAGAACGGCGGCACGCCGTGGCAGGGCAACACCACCTACGCCAAGTTCAACCCGGCCGACCACGTGGGCGAATGGACCGTGCCGACCCTGGTCGTGCAAGGCCAGAACGACTTCCGCGTGCCGCTGGAACAGGGCATCGCCACCTTCACGGCCCTGCAGCGCAAGGGCGTGCCCAGCAAGCTGCTGTACTACCCCAACGAAAACCACTGGGTGCTGAAGGCGCAAAACTCGGTCCAGTGGCACGACGAGGTGCTGAGCTGGCTGAACCAGTGGACGGGGAAGTAG
- a CDS encoding squalene/phytoene synthase family protein: MSAAPDNPYDSGLDDLVRRMDNDRWLASRFVSDIPARTDVVALIAFNYELARVAGGVTSALMGEIRLTWWREAMEELAAGKAPRKHPAVEALAASGVDPAALAAMAEARLADLEEEPFADEAAVLAYVDATAGALAVLTARRLDPAADARAVRAAARAYGLAGLWRLKLAGRSRLPLDWTAADVETRVAAQRKAAAAELKGLPIAAFPAVAPAALAARQAKGREMGELEKKARLTWAVATGRI, encoded by the coding sequence ATGTCCGCCGCCCCCGACAATCCCTACGATTCCGGCCTCGACGATCTGGTCCGCCGCATGGACAACGATCGCTGGCTGGCCAGCCGCTTCGTCTCCGACATCCCGGCGCGGACCGACGTGGTGGCGCTGATCGCCTTCAACTACGAACTGGCCCGCGTGGCCGGCGGCGTCACCAGCGCCCTTATGGGCGAGATCCGCCTGACCTGGTGGCGAGAGGCGATGGAGGAGCTGGCGGCCGGCAAGGCGCCGCGCAAGCATCCCGCCGTCGAGGCCCTGGCCGCCTCTGGCGTCGATCCCGCCGCCTTGGCCGCCATGGCCGAGGCCCGTCTCGCCGATCTGGAAGAGGAGCCGTTCGCCGACGAGGCGGCGGTGCTGGCCTATGTCGACGCCACCGCCGGCGCCCTGGCGGTGCTGACGGCGCGACGTCTGGATCCCGCCGCCGACGCCCGGGCCGTCCGGGCCGCCGCGCGCGCCTACGGCCTGGCCGGTCTCTGGCGCCTGAAGCTGGCCGGCCGCTCGCGCCTGCCGCTGGACTGGACCGCCGCCGACGTCGAGACCCGCGTGGCCGCGCAGCGCAAGGCCGCCGCCGCCGAGCTGAAGGGGCTGCCGATCGCGGCCTTCCCCGCGGTCGCGCCCGCCGCCCTGGCCGCGCGCCAGGCCAAGGGGCGCGAGATGGGCGAGCTCGAAAAAAAGGCCCGCCTGACCTGGGCGGTCGCGACGGGCCGGATCTGA
- a CDS encoding urate hydroxylase PuuD, producing MTGILTNFRSTIIVSFVLAMVMVFGFGHSPNGFHGAYWQAVFRWLHVLFGILWIGLLYYFNFVQMRVMPTIPAELKPAVSKYIAPEALFWFRWSALATWLMGMIVAFNRGYLMEAMTLGAWQGYQRGVDMGFTFIGMGMWLATVMFFNVWGVIWPNQKRALGLVPADDETKAKAGKLAMLFSRINLLLSIPMLVTMTMYQTLFG from the coding sequence TTGACTGGGATTCTCACCAACTTCCGCAGCACCATCATCGTCAGCTTCGTGCTGGCGATGGTGATGGTGTTCGGCTTCGGGCACAGCCCCAACGGTTTCCACGGCGCCTACTGGCAGGCGGTGTTCCGCTGGCTGCACGTGCTGTTCGGCATCCTGTGGATCGGACTGCTCTACTACTTCAACTTCGTGCAGATGCGGGTGATGCCGACCATCCCCGCCGAGCTGAAGCCGGCGGTCAGCAAGTACATTGCCCCCGAGGCGCTGTTCTGGTTCCGCTGGTCGGCCCTGGCCACCTGGCTGATGGGCATGATCGTGGCCTTCAACCGCGGCTACCTGATGGAGGCCATGACCCTGGGCGCCTGGCAGGGCTACCAGCGCGGCGTCGACATGGGCTTCACCTTCATCGGCATGGGCATGTGGCTGGCCACGGTGATGTTCTTCAACGTCTGGGGCGTGATCTGGCCGAACCAGAAGCGCGCCCTGGGCCTCGTGCCGGCCGACGACGAGACCAAGGCCAAGGCCGGCAAGCTCGCCATGCTGTTCTCGCGCATCAACCTGCTGCTCAGCATCCCGATGCTGGTGACAATGACCATGTACCAGACGCTGTTCGGCTGA
- a CDS encoding Mth938-like domain-containing protein — translation MTPRQPPSIDAWGGGGFRVSGVWRPGSLLVIDDQPQDWAVASVADLTPEAFAPVFAAGGAVEFVLLGMGLANALPPRPVRDALKAAGLGLEFMSTEAAARTYNVLASEGRRLAAALIAV, via the coding sequence CTGACCCCGCGCCAGCCCCCGTCGATCGACGCCTGGGGCGGCGGCGGCTTCCGGGTTTCCGGCGTCTGGCGGCCCGGTTCGCTGCTGGTCATCGACGACCAGCCGCAGGACTGGGCCGTCGCCAGCGTGGCGGACCTGACGCCGGAGGCCTTCGCCCCGGTGTTCGCCGCCGGCGGCGCGGTCGAGTTCGTGCTGCTGGGCATGGGTCTGGCCAACGCCCTGCCGCCGCGCCCTGTGCGCGACGCGCTGAAGGCCGCGGGCCTGGGTCTCGAGTTCATGAGCACCGAGGCCGCCGCCCGCACCTACAACGTGCTGGCCAGCGAAGGCCGCCGGCTCGCCGCGGCCCTGATCGCGGTCTAG
- the secF gene encoding protein translocase subunit SecF codes for MAAWPLIRLIPRSTHYRFVRWAPVAAIFSLILIVGSGVSFFTQGLNLGIDFKGGVALEARMPTAIDLDELRKVAKSTGAHDVQVQGFGSANSAMIRFLPTEGVNANVEANRIKTEIIAKFPGMTMPAPTVIGAKVSGELLLGGFKALGIALLLMLGYIWFRFQWQFAVGAVVAVFHDIILTLGILSVMQIEFSMTSVAALLTVIGYSMNEKVITFDRLKENLRKYKTTPLRDIIDLSENERLSRTIITGSTALLALGGTMIFGGPVLFPLVFTMVFGIAIGTYSSIYIALPLILVWGVKRGDEEAKPVKLGAASQP; via the coding sequence ATGGCTGCTTGGCCCCTCATTCGCCTGATCCCGCGCTCGACCCACTACCGCTTCGTGCGCTGGGCTCCGGTCGCCGCGATCTTCTCGCTCATCCTGATCGTCGGGTCGGGCGTGTCGTTCTTCACCCAGGGCCTGAACCTGGGCATCGACTTCAAGGGCGGCGTCGCTCTCGAAGCCCGCATGCCCACGGCCATCGACCTCGACGAACTGCGCAAGGTGGCCAAGTCCACCGGCGCGCACGACGTGCAGGTCCAGGGCTTCGGCTCGGCCAACTCGGCGATGATCCGCTTCCTGCCGACCGAAGGCGTCAACGCCAACGTCGAGGCCAACCGGATCAAGACCGAGATCATCGCCAAGTTCCCCGGCATGACCATGCCGGCGCCGACCGTCATCGGCGCCAAGGTCTCGGGCGAACTGCTGCTTGGCGGCTTCAAGGCGCTCGGCATCGCCCTGCTGCTGATGCTCGGCTACATCTGGTTCCGCTTCCAGTGGCAGTTCGCCGTGGGCGCCGTCGTGGCCGTGTTCCACGACATCATCCTGACCCTGGGCATTCTGTCGGTGATGCAGATCGAGTTCTCGATGACCTCGGTCGCGGCCCTGCTGACGGTCATCGGCTACTCGATGAACGAAAAGGTCATCACCTTCGACCGCCTCAAGGAAAACCTGCGCAAGTACAAGACCACGCCGCTGCGCGACATCATCGACCTGTCGGAGAACGAGCGTCTGTCGCGGACGATCATCACCGGCTCGACCGCGCTGCTGGCGCTGGGCGGCACGATGATCTTCGGCGGCCCGGTGCTGTTCCCGCTGGTCTTCACCATGGTGTTCGGCATCGCCATCGGCACCTATTCGTCGATCTACATCGCTCTGCCCCTGATCCTGGTCTGGGGCGTCAAGCGCGGCGACGAAGAGGCCAAGCCGGTCAAGCTCGGCGCGGCCAGCCAGCCGTGA
- the secD gene encoding protein translocase subunit SecD, with the protein MLSLSRWKIVLVTLSVIFGIVFTLPNLLPQKTLDALPGWVPKQKLNLGLDLQGGSYLLYEVDTAQLRKERLDNLVEDVRNTLRTAGIDFNGLAQANGVIGVRIDDASKVNAAVTELRKLGSPLASGVGTDVNVATRADQRIELTFSPDAARADASKAVDQSIETIRRRIDSLGTKEPTITRQGADRIVIQAAGESDPERLKAVIGKTAKLTFQMVDETVTPEEMASGRMPPGTVMVPSGDGYAPAYALKKRAVVSGEELVDAQQAFDGQSGRPVVSFRFNGSGSKKFGDATARNIGKRFAIVLDNKVISAPTIQTPILGGSGQITGNFTVESASELSLLLRSGALPAQLNIEEQRTVGAELGADAVRAGAISLAIGAAAMFVFIILAYGLFGVFAALALVANVLLIVGIMSFSQATLTFPGIAGLILTLAVAVDANVLIYERMRDEAAAGRSPMSAADTGYKLALVSILDANITSLISAGIMFSFGSGPVKGFAWTLAIGVFTSLFTAIIITQVLIGWWFKAAKPKKLPIA; encoded by the coding sequence ATGCTGAGCCTATCCCGCTGGAAGATTGTCCTCGTCACCCTGTCGGTGATCTTCGGCATCGTCTTCACCCTGCCGAATCTTCTGCCGCAGAAGACGCTAGACGCCCTGCCGGGATGGGTTCCCAAGCAGAAGCTGAACCTGGGCCTCGACCTCCAGGGCGGGTCGTACCTCCTTTATGAGGTCGACACCGCCCAGCTGCGCAAGGAGCGGCTCGACAACCTCGTCGAGGACGTCCGCAACACCCTGCGCACCGCGGGAATCGACTTCAACGGCCTGGCTCAGGCCAACGGCGTGATCGGCGTGCGCATCGACGACGCCTCCAAGGTCAACGCCGCGGTCACCGAACTGCGCAAGCTGGGCAGCCCGCTGGCCAGCGGCGTGGGCACCGACGTCAACGTCGCCACCCGGGCCGACCAGCGCATCGAGCTGACCTTCTCGCCGGACGCCGCCCGCGCCGACGCCTCCAAGGCCGTCGACCAGTCGATCGAGACCATCCGTCGCCGTATCGACAGCCTGGGCACCAAGGAACCGACGATCACCCGCCAGGGCGCGGACCGCATCGTCATCCAGGCCGCCGGCGAAAGCGATCCCGAGCGCCTGAAGGCCGTCATCGGCAAGACCGCCAAGCTGACCTTCCAGATGGTCGACGAGACCGTCACCCCCGAAGAGATGGCCTCGGGCCGCATGCCTCCCGGCACCGTGATGGTGCCCAGCGGCGACGGCTACGCCCCGGCCTACGCGCTGAAGAAGCGCGCCGTGGTCTCGGGCGAGGAACTGGTCGACGCCCAGCAGGCCTTCGACGGCCAGAGCGGCCGTCCGGTGGTCTCGTTCCGCTTCAACGGTTCGGGCTCCAAGAAATTCGGCGACGCCACCGCCCGCAACATCGGCAAGCGCTTCGCCATCGTCCTCGACAACAAGGTCATCTCGGCCCCGACCATCCAGACGCCGATCCTCGGCGGCTCGGGCCAGATCACCGGCAACTTCACCGTCGAAAGCGCCAGCGAACTGTCGCTGCTGCTGCGTTCGGGCGCGCTGCCGGCCCAGCTGAACATCGAGGAGCAACGCACCGTCGGCGCCGAACTGGGCGCGGACGCCGTGCGAGCGGGCGCCATCTCGCTGGCCATCGGCGCGGCGGCGATGTTCGTGTTCATCATCCTGGCCTACGGCCTGTTCGGCGTGTTCGCGGCCCTGGCCCTGGTGGCCAACGTGCTGCTGATCGTCGGCATCATGTCGTTCAGCCAGGCGACGCTGACCTTCCCCGGCATCGCCGGCCTGATCCTCACGCTCGCCGTCGCCGTCGACGCCAACGTGCTGATCTACGAGCGGATGCGCGACGAGGCCGCGGCCGGGAGGTCGCCCATGTCGGCGGCCGACACCGGCTACAAGCTGGCGCTGGTGTCGATCCTCGACGCCAACATCACCAGCCTGATCTCGGCCGGCATCATGTTCAGCTTCGGCTCGGGCCCCGTGAAGGGCTTCGCCTGGACCCTGGCGATCGGCGTGTTCACCTCGCTGTTCACCGCCATCATCATCACTCAAGTGCTCATCGGCTGGTGGTTCAAGGCCGCCAAGCCGAAGAAGCTGCCGATCGCGTAA
- the yajC gene encoding preprotein translocase subunit YajC: MNPSGGLEQQLIGIAPIILMVVLFYFMLIRPQQKRQKEHLATLNNIKRGDNVVLSSGVIGKVVRVEEKEVGVEIAQGVTVKVRKGMITEVTAKGEPAPANDPKN, from the coding sequence ATGAACCCCTCTGGTGGCCTGGAGCAGCAGCTCATCGGCATCGCGCCGATCATCCTCATGGTCGTGCTGTTCTACTTCATGCTGATCCGTCCTCAGCAGAAGCGCCAAAAGGAACACCTCGCGACCCTGAACAACATCAAGCGCGGCGACAATGTCGTTCTGTCCAGCGGCGTGATCGGCAAGGTCGTGCGGGTTGAAGAGAAAGAAGTCGGCGTCGAGATCGCTCAAGGCGTCACGGTGAAGGTCCGCAAGGGCATGATCACCGAAGTCACGGCCAAGGGCGAACCGGCCCCGGCCAACGACCCGAAGAACTGA
- a CDS encoding ATP-binding protein produces MTEAALPLLARIADALDRLAPAAPAAPSFGGARLFRHEPVSGAFLPAPDYAMDIELLVGIERQKDRFLQNLRRFATGLPCNHVLLWGVRGTGKSSLTKSAFMALAAEYTDLKLVEVDRDEVAALPPLFDALRVRAERFVVLCDDLSFEDGAAAAKALKSALEGGVAGPPENVLFVATSNRRHLMPRDHAESQGAIASAENAEEEMSVSDRFGLWIGFPPMDQPTYLAAINTYAERFGLTVENLERRALQWSQLRGARSGRVAWQFVRDLAGELGVRLPG; encoded by the coding sequence ATGACCGAAGCCGCCCTGCCCCTGCTCGCCCGCATCGCCGACGCCCTGGATCGCCTGGCCCCGGCCGCCCCCGCCGCTCCCAGCTTCGGCGGCGCGCGCCTGTTCCGGCACGAGCCGGTCAGCGGCGCCTTCCTGCCCGCGCCCGACTACGCCATGGACATCGAGCTGCTGGTCGGCATCGAGCGCCAGAAGGACCGCTTCCTGCAGAACCTGCGCCGGTTCGCCACCGGCCTGCCCTGCAATCACGTGTTGCTGTGGGGCGTGCGCGGCACGGGCAAGAGCTCGCTGACCAAGTCGGCCTTCATGGCCCTGGCCGCCGAATATACCGACCTGAAGCTGGTCGAGGTCGACCGCGACGAGGTCGCCGCCCTGCCCCCGCTGTTCGACGCCCTGCGCGTGCGCGCCGAGCGCTTCGTGGTGCTGTGCGACGACCTGTCGTTCGAGGATGGCGCGGCCGCGGCCAAGGCCCTGAAGTCGGCGCTGGAGGGTGGCGTGGCCGGTCCGCCGGAGAACGTGCTGTTCGTGGCCACTTCGAACCGCCGCCACCTGATGCCCCGCGACCACGCCGAGAGCCAGGGCGCCATCGCCTCGGCCGAGAACGCGGAAGAGGAAATGAGCGTCTCCGACCGCTTCGGCCTGTGGATCGGCTTCCCGCCCATGGACCAGCCGACCTATCTAGCGGCGATCAACACCTATGCCGAACGCTTCGGCCTGACGGTCGAGAACCTGGAGCGCCGGGCCCTGCAGTGGTCGCAGCTGCGCGGCGCGCGCTCGGGCCGCGTGGCGTGGCAATTTGTCCGCGACCTGGCCGGCGAACTGGGCGTACGTTTGCCCGGATAA
- a CDS encoding DMT family transporter, whose amino-acid sequence MSASTGPLTTIERLAILAIILTWGLNNAAAKFATAALPPMMVGGLRFLLALAFLFPFVRPPFPHWKRLLLIVLLSGPIHFALIYLAFGMARSLSPLVVATQLWIPFTALFAWRMLGETMRAPAVAGLAVAFAGVAWMSLDPHGAADLPAIVLGVVAAAIWAVATVLVRKSPGVKPLKVQGLTAFVAAPVLIAMSFAFEDDVVAKVSSAPPLAWACVVFAGVVSTIGASALLFWLVQRREPGRVTPYFLATPLVSCTIGVLFMGDALSPQLVIGGGATMVGVALVALTEKKTPPATSGDPA is encoded by the coding sequence ATGTCCGCGTCCACCGGCCCCCTGACGACGATCGAACGCCTGGCGATCCTGGCGATCATCCTGACCTGGGGACTGAACAACGCCGCGGCCAAGTTCGCCACCGCCGCCCTGCCGCCGATGATGGTGGGCGGCTTGCGCTTCCTGCTGGCCCTGGCGTTCCTGTTCCCGTTCGTGCGGCCGCCGTTTCCGCACTGGAAGCGGCTGCTGCTGATCGTGCTGCTGTCGGGGCCGATCCACTTCGCCCTGATCTACCTCGCCTTCGGCATGGCGCGGTCGCTGAGCCCGCTGGTCGTCGCCACACAGCTGTGGATCCCGTTCACGGCCTTGTTCGCCTGGCGCATGCTGGGCGAGACCATGCGGGCGCCGGCCGTGGCGGGCCTAGCCGTGGCCTTCGCCGGCGTGGCCTGGATGAGCCTGGATCCGCACGGTGCGGCCGACCTGCCGGCCATCGTGCTGGGCGTGGTCGCCGCCGCCATCTGGGCGGTGGCCACGGTGCTGGTGCGCAAGTCGCCGGGCGTGAAGCCGTTGAAGGTACAGGGCCTGACGGCCTTCGTCGCCGCGCCGGTGCTGATCGCCATGTCCTTCGCCTTCGAGGACGACGTCGTGGCCAAGGTCTCGTCCGCGCCGCCGCTGGCCTGGGCCTGCGTGGTGTTCGCTGGCGTCGTCTCGACCATCGGGGCCAGCGCGCTGCTGTTCTGGCTGGTCCAGCGCCGCGAGCCGGGCCGCGTGACGCCCTATTTCCTGGCGACGCCGCTGGTCTCGTGCACGATCGGCGTGCTGTTCATGGGCGACGCCCTGTCGCCGCAGCTGGTCATCGGCGGCGGCGCGACCATGGTCGGCGTGGCGCTGGTGGCCCTGACCGAGAAGAAGACCCCGCCGGCGACGAGCGGCGACCCGGCCTAG
- a CDS encoding adenosylmethionine--8-amino-7-oxononanoate transaminase, with translation MTTPDWLAEGAKHVWRPYCQMKTAPAPLPVVRTHGSRIVLEDGRELVDGIASWWTAVHGYNHPHIAEALRRQLESMPHVMFGGLAHEPAYRLAARLAAILPGELDHVFFAESGSVSVEIAMKMALQFHINRGETGRTRFLSFRGGYHGDTLATMTVCDPEEGMHSLFSGVMPAQVIADLPLDDAAEAALDALLSERGGEIAAMLTEPLVQGAGGMLFHDPQVLRRLRRLADKHGVLLIFDEIFTGFGRTGELFAMQAAGIEPDIVTLSKALTGGTLPLSAAVASRKVFEAFWSDDAGAALMHGPTYMGNALACAAANASLDLFEAGTWKADVARISAALAKGLAPCRAAPGVVDVRVLGAIGVVEFASPVAVGALCQAFAEKGAWIRPMGKVVYLTPAYTTPDADLDILLSAIRDVIGAGGVEGSGGV, from the coding sequence ATGACCACCCCTGACTGGCTCGCCGAAGGCGCCAAGCACGTCTGGCGGCCCTACTGCCAGATGAAGACGGCCCCGGCGCCGCTTCCGGTCGTGCGGACCCATGGGTCGCGGATCGTGCTGGAGGACGGGCGCGAACTGGTCGACGGCATCGCCAGCTGGTGGACGGCGGTGCACGGCTACAACCATCCCCACATCGCCGAGGCCTTGCGCCGGCAGTTGGAGTCCATGCCGCACGTGATGTTCGGCGGCCTCGCCCACGAGCCGGCCTATCGGCTGGCCGCACGTTTGGCGGCGATCCTGCCGGGCGAACTGGACCACGTGTTCTTCGCCGAATCCGGCTCGGTCTCGGTCGAGATCGCCATGAAGATGGCGCTGCAGTTCCACATCAATCGCGGCGAGACGGGGCGCACCCGCTTCCTGTCGTTCCGCGGCGGCTATCACGGCGACACCCTGGCCACGATGACGGTCTGCGACCCGGAAGAGGGGATGCACAGCCTGTTCTCGGGCGTGATGCCCGCCCAGGTGATCGCCGACCTGCCGCTGGACGACGCCGCCGAGGCCGCGCTCGACGCCTTGCTATCCGAGCGGGGCGGCGAGATCGCCGCCATGCTGACCGAGCCCCTGGTGCAGGGCGCCGGCGGCATGCTGTTCCACGATCCGCAGGTGCTGCGCCGCCTGCGCCGGCTGGCCGACAAGCATGGCGTGCTGCTGATCTTCGACGAGATCTTCACCGGCTTTGGCCGCACCGGCGAGCTCTTCGCCATGCAGGCTGCAGGGATCGAGCCCGACATCGTCACCCTGTCGAAGGCCCTGACGGGAGGAACCCTGCCGCTGTCGGCGGCCGTGGCGTCGCGCAAGGTGTTCGAGGCCTTCTGGTCCGACGACGCCGGCGCGGCCCTGATGCACGGCCCGACCTACATGGGCAACGCCCTGGCCTGCGCCGCCGCCAATGCGTCGCTCGACCTGTTCGAGGCCGGCACCTGGAAGGCCGATGTCGCGCGGATCTCGGCCGCCTTGGCGAAGGGACTGGCGCCCTGCCGCGCTGCGCCGGGCGTCGTCGACGTGCGGGTGCTGGGCGCGATCGGCGTGGTCGAGTTCGCTTCGCCGGTGGCCGTCGGCGCGCTGTGCCAGGCCTTCGCCGAGAAGGGCGCCTGGATCCGGCCGATGGGCAAGGTCGTCTACCTGACCCCGGCCTACACGACGCCGGACGCCGACCTCGACATTCTCCTGTCGGCCATTCGCGATGTCATCGGAGCCGGCGGGGTTGAAGGAAGCGGCGGGGTCTGA